One window of the Triticum dicoccoides isolate Atlit2015 ecotype Zavitan chromosome 3B, WEW_v2.0, whole genome shotgun sequence genome contains the following:
- the LOC119279256 gene encoding indolin-2-one monooxygenase-like, which yields MANLVQELMLETPQRAWFLFLLPLLLLSLHHWFTRKTGSTGQRLPPSPPALPIIGHLHLVGALPHVSLRSLARKYGLDVMLLRLGAVRTLVVSSPRAAEEVLRTNDHVLASRPPSFVPDIIMYGSSDIAFASYGEYWRQARKLVTTHMLSVKKVQSFRSAAMEEDEDMPWYKPWNRQC from the exons ATGGCAAACCTCGTGCAGGAGCTCATGCTAGAGACTCCACAGCGGGCATGGTTTCTGTTcctgctccccctcctcctcttgtCTCTGCATCACTGGTTCACCAGAAAGACAGGATCTACAGGGCAGCGCCTCCCGCCTTCGCCGCCGGCGCTACCCATCATCGGGCACCTGCACCTTGTTGGCGCCCTCCCACATGTCTCCCTTCGGAGCCTGGCCAGGAAGTACGGCCTGGACGTGATGCTCCTCCGCCTGGGCGCCGTGCGGACCCTCGTAGTGTCGTCGCCGCGCGCCGCCGAGGAGGTGCTTCGCACGAACGACCACGTCCTGGCATCGCGGCCCCCATCCTTCGTCCCCGACATCATCATGTACGGCTCGTCTGATATCGCCTTCGCGTCGTACGGCGAGTACTGGCGGCAGGCGAGGAAGCTCGTCACCACACACATGCTCAGCGTTAAGAAGGTGCAGTCTTTCCGCAGCGCCGCCATGGAGGAG GACGAAGATATGCCCTGGTATAAACCTTGGAATCGCCAATGTTGA
- the LOC119274667 gene encoding indole-2-monooxygenase-like, with protein MSHLLQKLLPEILPRAWLFLFLFFLVVSVQYWITGKFGAKRRQRLPPSPPALPIIGHLHLIGSLPHVSLRSLARKHGPDVMLLRLGAVPNLVVSSSRAAEAVLRTHDHVFASRPHSVVSDTIMYGSADIGFAPYGEYWRQARKLVTTHMLSVKKVRSFRGAAAEEVSMAMAKINQAAAADAAVDMSELLHTFANDMACRIVSGKFFLKDGQSKLFRELIKDTSRLLGGFNLEEYFPAVGRVGVVKKAVCAKAERVRNRWADLLDKVIDDRVSKRNSTSDHKDDDFVDIMLSVQHEYDLTREHMKALLTDVFFGAIDTSANALEFTLAELMRKPHLMVKLQDEVRGIVPQGQEIISETDMNNMTYLRAVIKESLRLHPLAPLLAPHLAMADCIIDGYIVPAGTRVVINAWAIGRDPSSWEYAEEFIPERFTDEGSSMHVNFKGNDFQFLPFGAGRRMCPGMNLGIANVELMLANLVCHFDWQLPLGVERKDIDMTEVFGLTVHRKEKLLFIPKSRM; from the exons ATGTCGCATCTCCTGCAGAAACTTTTGCCAGAGATCCTGCCACGGGCATGGTtatttctcttcctcttcttcctcgtcgtgTCTGTGCAGTACTGGATCACCGGAAAGTTCGGTGCAAAAAGGAGGCAGCGCCTCCCGCCTTCACCGCCGGCGCTGCCCATCATCGGGCACCTCCACCTCATCGGTTCCCTCCCCCACGTCTCCCTCCGCAGCCTAGCAAGGAAGCATGGCCCCGACGTGATGCTCCTTCGCCTGGGCGCCGTGCCCAACCTCGTTGTGTCCTCCTCACGCGCTGCGGAAGCAGTACTGCGCACTCACGACCACGTCTTTGCATCACGGCCCCACTCCGTCGTCTCTGACACCATCATGTATGGCTCGGCTGACATCGGCTTTGCCCCATACGGTGAGTACTGGCGGCAAGCAAGGAAGCTCGTCACCACACACATGCTGAGCGTTAAGAAGGTGCGGTCTTTCCGCGGCGCCGCTGCAGAGGAG GTCAGCATGGCGATGGCCAAGATCAACCAGGCAGCAGCTGCCGATGCTGCAGTAGACATGAGCGAGCTGCTCCACACATTCGCGAATGACATGGCATGCCGCATTGTGTCGGGGAAGTTCTTCTTGAAAGATGGTCAAAGCAAGTTGTTTCGGGAACTCATCAAGGATACCTCACGGCTGCTAGGCGGGTTCAATTTGGAGGAGTACTTCCCTGCAGTGGGTAGGGTAGGAGTGGTGAAGAAGGCGGTTTGTGCCAAGGCCGAAAGAGTGAGAAACAGATGGGCCGATCTGTTGGACAAGGTGATCGACGATCGTGTGAGCAAGCGCAATTCAACGTCTGATCACAAGGATGATGATTTTGTGGATATTATGTTGTCTGTCCAACATGAGTATGATCTCACAAGAGAGCACATGAAAGCTCTCCTGACC GATGTATTTTTTGGTGCAATAGACACATCAGCTAACGCCCTCGAATTCACCTTGGCTGAGCTCATGAGGAAGCCACACCTGATGGTGAAGCTACAAGATGAGGTGAGGGGTATTGTACCCCAAGGACAAGAAATTATCAGTGAGACTGACATGAACAACATGACGTACCTAAGAGCAGTCATAAAAGAGTCGCTCCGGCTACATCCTCTTGCTCCTCTCCTTGCTCCGCACCTTGCCATGGCTGACTGCATCATCGATGGATACATAGTTCCTGCTGGGACGCGTGTGGTCATCAATGCTTGGGCCATTGGTAGGGATCCGAGCTCCTGGGAGTATGCGGAAGAGTTCATTCCTGAAAGATTTACAGATGAAGGCAGCAGCATGCATGTCAACTTCAAGGGGAATGATTTCCAATTCTTGCCGTTCGGAGCAGGACGGAGGATGTGCCCTGGTATGAACCTTGGGATCGCAAATGTGGAGCTTATGTTGGCAAACCTTGTGTGCCATTTTGACTGGCAACTTCCACTTGGGGTTGAGAGAAAAGACATTGATATGACAGAGGTGTTTGGGCTAACCGTTCATCGGAAGGAGAAACTATTGTTTATTCCAAAATCACGCATGTAG